The Phormidium yuhuli AB48 DNA window CGTCAGGATATCCCCCCGGCGATGGAGAAATCCGATAAAAGCCCCGTCACGGTCGCCGATTATGGGGCACAATCTCTGGTCTGTAAGGCATTGGGGGAAGCGTTCCCTAATGATCCCATTGTTGGGGAAGAAGACGCAACGGCCCTGCGATCGCCCGAATATGAAGCCTCCCGTCAGAAAGTGGTCTCCTATGTCCGGGAGATTGAAGCCAACGCCAGCGAAACGGAGATTCTCAACTGGATCGATCGCGGTAATGGTCAGGTGGCCCCTCGCTTTTGGACCTTAGACCCCATTGACGGAACCAAAGGCTTTTTACGCCAAGACCAATATGCGATCGCCCTGGCCCTGATTGAAGATGGGGAGGTGAAAGTGGGGGTCATGGTCTGTCCGGCCCTGAGTCTGACCAGCGATGACCCGGGAACTCTATTTGTGGCGGTTCGTGGTGAAGGAAGTCAGATGATGGCGATTACCGAAGGGGAGTTAAAACCGATTCGGGTTTGTGGGGTGGAGGATGTGAGTAAACTGCGGGTGGTCGAAAGTGTTGAAGCCAGCCACGGGAACCCGGAACAACAGCAAAAACTGTTGGATGCGGTGGGAATTACTACCCCTTCCCTGCATATGGACTCCCAAGCCAAGTATGGGGTTGTGGCGGCGGGAGATGCAGCCCTCTATCTACGACTTCCCTCCGCAGACCGCCCGGATTACCGTGAGAATATCTGGGACCATGCCGCCGGGGCTATTGTGGTTGAAGAAGCGGGGGGCCGTGTCAGCGATATGTATGGCCAACCCCTCGATTTTAGCCGTGATGTAAAATTGCGAGAGACTCGGGGGGTGATTGTCAGCAATGGGATCATCCATGACCGAGTTCTGGAGGCGTTAAAACGTTAATCGCTAATTACGAATTATGAAATTCTGAGGGACGCGGAAAAGGTCAGAAGCTGCTCCCACCTAGTCGCTGTCCCTGTTTACCCCTCTCATCTGAGGGGTATTTTTGCGACGTTATATTTATTTTGGGTACTTAAGTTACGAAGTTGGACGGGAAACGTTACAATTAGAGGCGATCCGTTTTATCCCTTTCATGACTTTTGGAATGGCAGACTCGATTACATCTTCGACAGATTTGGGAAGTCAAGCACTCTCCGAGACTCTATCCGGCGACTCCCGCGTTAACGAACTCCGCAATTTGGTAGAAAGTTTACATATCGCTGACGAAATTGCGGCAAAGTCCTACCTCGTCAGTAGCTCAGAACTGGCTGCTTTAATTGATATCAACCCCAGTGCCGTCACCAGTCGTGGTGACCATTGGGTGTGGCGTAACTGGGTCGTATCAAGGGTTCGCCGAGAGGGAAACCAAATTTTGTGGCAACTTGAACGGGTGGACTAAGTCCCCAAATTATACGTAGTCATACGGAGACTGAATCAGGAGATATCCCTCCGATTCAGTTTTTTGGTTACTCTCAGATCTACGTAAGTAAAACCACTAAAACCTAACCAAGGATTTTAGTCACCGGTTTAGAAGCCTACTCAAACCGGCTTTTAAAACAAAGTCAAAGCCCTTTTCATCGGTTTCTCTCTGAGTATTTCGGAGATTCCATTAGGGTTGTCCTAACTGTTGCCAAGCCGAGATCGTCTCAGGAGTCCAGAGCCAGTTTCGACCGAGAGAACTGGCTTGAAAGCCCTCGGCATCTTGCTGTAAAACTAGGTTTCGCAAGTCTTGGGCTTGTTGTTGACGCTCCTGGCGACGGGTTCCCGTGAGTCCTTGGGCCTGCCCCTGATAGGTCAAGGCCAGTCCCGCATAAGCATGAGTTCTTAATGCCGATGGAGTCATGCCCCCGAGAGGTTCCTCATTGGGGGGATTGTCTCTCTCCAGGCGGGCGATCGCCCCCTGAAATTGATTCATCGCCGCTGTGAGGTTGTCCTCGGCGTAAAAGACAAAGCCTAAGGCTAGGGCATAGAGGGGAGAGTCCGGATCTTGCTGAGCGGCGGCTTGCCAGAAGCGACGGCTATCATCAAGGCTATAGAGAGTATTCCCGACTTGGACATTCTGCCAAGCGAGCCGACCTTTAAGAAATAAGACGTCTGGGCGATCAAGATCTTGGCGGGGAATCACCGCCAAGGCCGCTTCAGCACTGTTGAGGGCGTTACGATGACTGGCTAGTAAATCGACAACCAAAGGCGTACCGGTCTCGATGTTGCCGGCCCCGAGTTCCTGAATCGCCATGGCGGTCAGCTCACTATTCGGCAGCGGCTGATCCTCATTCGTCCCATGTGAGAGGCTGGGGGGAAGAGTGGGGTCAGTCTGCGGGCGATCGCGCCATCCCCAGATCGCTCCTCCTACTCCCAGCACGAATACCGCTGTGACACCGACAATAATGGGTTTGGAATAGGTTGGCCGTTTTGAGCCAGTTTCAGATGTCGCCGTTGAGGGCAGTGGCGTCCCTCTCTCAGACCTCTGAGAAGATTCAGAGAGGGAGGGTTTCGGGTCAGTTGAGAGGGGAACAGGGGGATGTGGACTGGACTTGGGCGTTTCTTGACCCAGGGTTTCTAGTAATTCTTGAACAACAGCCTCATCCTCTGCTGTTCCTGGGGCGAGATCTTCCAACGATCCGAAACCGCGATCGCCCCCCGCCAGCACCTCACCGTCCTCCAAACCATCCATCTCCCCTAGGGTGTCATCATCAAGGCGATCGCTCAAAGGGCAGGGAGAGTTCCCCAGTCCCGGCCAAGCATCAGGGGGCCGCAACCATAACGGGGGGTCATCCGTGTCCCGATTGTCCTCCCCAGTCCGTTGAATCAGATAACCGTCAAACTTGGGATGGAGATAGAGAATGGGCAGAGACCAATAGAGTTGATGGGAACTATAGGCGGAAATTAACCCCTGACGAGCGCGACTGACGCTGAGGTCGATGGGGACCGCGCCACGGGTTAAATTGCGGTAAAACAGACGAGTTAAGGTCAGGGCCACCTCATCGGGAATCCGCTCAGCCATGGCCAACACGGCCGGAATCCCCCGCTTGACCAGGGCCGCTGCCAGATGCCGTTCTCCTGCCTGTTGCAGTCCTCCGGCACTATGAGCGCCCCGACAGGAGTTTAATAACACCAGTTGAATGCCATTGTTGGCCAGCAGGCCCGCCAAATCATCGCCGCTGAGGGTTTCTGTTAAGCCTGTGGTTTGATTGACTAGATAGACATTGCCCCCGGTGGTTCCAGAACTACTATGGCCAGCGTAGTGGAAGACATGATAATGGCCATGTTCCAGGGCTTGGGTAAGGCGGGCGCGATCGGGTTGGCGCAGAATCTCAACCTGGGTGGGGACTTGGGGGACTCGGCCCTGATTATAGAGTTGCCGTAACTCCGCTTCGAGTTCTTCGGCTTCGCGGCTTAATTCTAAATTGGCGCGATCGCTTGGGGCGGCGATGGCCATCAATACTCGTAGCTGTTGATGGGGGTCTAGGGGTTTGGCAATGGTGGGAGGGGCGAGGCCGTTGGTGGCAGGCTGATAGCGGGAAAAGAGAACGTTCGTGCCCGTGGCGAGGGGATAATCTCCGTCATGGAGGACTTCCCAGGGCAAACTGGGTAAGCGATTGCCCTTGAGGCCTAAACGCAGGCGTAGGGGTTGCTGGTGATTTTGGGCGATCGCCTGGGCCATCATCCAACTATCGCGCATATCCCCGCAAAATAGGGCATCATATAACTCCTGCCCCAGGGCCGCCAGATTGGACAACATGGGCGAGGTCGCGGTCTCAGGTTGAGTTAACAAGCCCGACACCGGATCATTCATCAACCGCTGAGCCTGCTGCATCCAGCGATCGAGGTTCCACACCGTTTGTTCCTCCGCTAAGGGGACGCCCGGTTCAACCCGTTCGGTACGCAGTAAATACTCATCGACGCCAACGGGGGTTATGGAGACCTGAAATTCCTGAGTCACGATGTGCGCGCTTTATGGTTTGCCTGATTGTCTCTATCTTAATGCCTCTGCCTGAGGTCATGGCGGCTGAGGAGCCACTCTCCAAGTCGTCGCCTGGGCTTCAATGGCGGTGATTTCCTCCGGGGAAAAGGGTTGCACCTGGAAGCTCACGCCAAACGTCTCTTCAGCGGCTTGAGTTAGGGTGCTAACGAGATAGTTAATGTCCTTAGGGAGATGTTCCGCAGGAGAGGGTGGCCGCTCATGGGACCCAAACAACTGAGCCTGTAAGGTCGGATTGGGTGCCAGTTGCATCGAGCCATGTTGTAGGACAGCCCCCTGACGCCAGAGTTGGGCACTGCCAATGAACTTATATCCCTGGGGGGTGACTAAGTCGGCCGCCGTGGCTGTCGCAAAGCAATTGGGATTGTGGCCCGAGGGGGGGCGATCGCCAAACCTCAACGGAACCCCCAACCGTTGCCATCCCAGTTGTAAAAAGCCACAGAGTTGACGATAGACCGCCTCCCGACGACCCTGCCAACCGGAAGACACCACACTATAGGTTAAATCCCCATCATGGAGAACTGCCCGTCCTCCCGTGGGCCGTCGCACCCAGGGGATGGACTGTCCCTGCCACCTCACCTGGGGCCAATCCCTGGGATAGCGGCGCTGATGATAGCCTAACGAGAGGGTAGGACGAGACCACGTATAGAAGCGTAGACTGGGGGGATGACCTTGCCGACGATGTTGCTCTAACAGCCAAGCATCGGCCGCCATGTGAAACCCTCCCGGGGCATCCAGGAGGGGAATTAGCCGCCAGCAACTGTGGGAAGAGGTCACCTAGGAGGCTCCGTATTTCTCCTGTAAGTCCTCATCATTATCATCGGCGATCGTCGCCACCACCGTAATCGAGCGAGAAATCTCCCCAGGGTTCAAGTCTGCCACCGTCCGCGACGACAAGACCACCACCTGGTCCTCAACAATGGCAAACCGGGACTCAAAGGTGCTTCCCCAGTTCATTTGCAGTAAGTAACGCATTAAGCTAGGTTCATCCTTGGCGGGCAGCTTTAAGACTGGAGACCAAACCGTAAACATATCCTCTTCCGTCTCCCCGGTCAGTTGCACGAAGACGTCCACACTGCCATATTGGAACTTCCAAGCATAGGCATCATCACTATGGCCCACCATGGCTTTTTGGTCTTTGGCCAAGCTGGAAATGACCGTTTCAATTTCTTGGGGATAGTTAACGACATCATTCTCCCCACTCCAGTCATCCGTAAGAATTTGGTCCTGCATTGTCTCTTGTTCTGTGGTCACGGGAAGTACCTCACGATCTCAGTTGCCAAATCCACTCTATCGCTTCTGTTTAGCAATTGACCAGGGATTTGGGGCTTGTCCCCGCCTCCCCGTCAAGATTTGCCCTAGGCCGGCTTGTGGGCCACCCAGTATTTACTCATGAAGTGTAGTTGTGTGGCAATCTCCACAAATCCCGACCTTTCAAGCCGTGCGGTCATATCGTCTTCACTGTAACTGCGGTGATAGGGTTCGTGAAAGGTTGTCTGGAAGTTATGGAGTAGGGGATTGAGGTGGGGGTCGTCGTCTTTCTGAATCGAGTCACAAATCACGAAGGTTCCCCCCGGTTTGAGGACTCGATAGCATTGGTCAATCACGTTCTGACGCGCGGGGCCAGGCAGTTCATGGAAGGTAAAGACACAGGAGACGCCATGGAACTGTTCATTGCCGTAGGGGAGATCTTCGGCGTTAGCTTGGCACAGTTGGGGCAGTTCACCGGGAAGTTGTGAGAGGAGTTGATTAGCTTTCCGCAGATAGGCGGGGGATAAGTCTGTCCCGAACAGGGCCGCTTTGGGCAACATTGAGCGTAGGAAGCGCAAGGTGCGTCCGGTTCCTGTCGCCACATCCAAGACCCGAATTTGACTGGGGGGAACCTCAGCAAAGTGGCTTAATCCTTGCTTGAGGGGGGCTAAAATGCGGCGACGCATGGCATCAGCGGCCCCGTTAAAGAGGATGTCTACCTGAACGTCGTAGAGGTTGGCTGACAAGTCACTGAGATAGCCGTTGGTTTGATGGTGGAAGTTTTGCCGATAGTATTTAGGGTAGTCGTTGAGGTCGATTTGGGAGTCGAAGGATTGATATTGTTTGTTACGGACGCGGTCCCAAATTTTGGGTAAATCTAGCCAAACGAGGGGATAGTATTGGAAAAAGTCTCCCCAGGAGTTGTCAAAGAGAGTCTCAACGGGATAAATCCCTGTTTCGGCATCGTTCCAGTCGGTTTCGATGATTTGATTGAGGCTGTTATAAATGCGTTCAACTACGTCTGGGGACAGGGGAAAGATCTCGTTGTCTCGTTTCCCGACGGCGAGTTGCTCAAGTTGGGTACTGAGGGCTTTATGGGCAACGCCGAAGTAGCTTTTGCCCTGTTGGAAGGTTTGGTAGGCCAGTTTCGTCAGCGTGTCTGTCATAACGGCGCGTCCCTTGGGA harbors:
- a CDS encoding 3'(2'),5'-bisphosphate nucleotidase, coding for MAYEQEKQVAMQATLAAAKLCQRVRQDIPPAMEKSDKSPVTVADYGAQSLVCKALGEAFPNDPIVGEEDATALRSPEYEASRQKVVSYVREIEANASETEILNWIDRGNGQVAPRFWTLDPIDGTKGFLRQDQYAIALALIEDGEVKVGVMVCPALSLTSDDPGTLFVAVRGEGSQMMAITEGELKPIRVCGVEDVSKLRVVESVEASHGNPEQQQKLLDAVGITTPSLHMDSQAKYGVVAAGDAALYLRLPSADRPDYRENIWDHAAGAIVVEEAGGRVSDMYGQPLDFSRDVKLRETRGVIVSNGIIHDRVLEALKR
- a CDS encoding CHAT domain-containing protein, translating into MTQEFQVSITPVGVDEYLLRTERVEPGVPLAEEQTVWNLDRWMQQAQRLMNDPVSGLLTQPETATSPMLSNLAALGQELYDALFCGDMRDSWMMAQAIAQNHQQPLRLRLGLKGNRLPSLPWEVLHDGDYPLATGTNVLFSRYQPATNGLAPPTIAKPLDPHQQLRVLMAIAAPSDRANLELSREAEELEAELRQLYNQGRVPQVPTQVEILRQPDRARLTQALEHGHYHVFHYAGHSSSGTTGGNVYLVNQTTGLTETLSGDDLAGLLANNGIQLVLLNSCRGAHSAGGLQQAGERHLAAALVKRGIPAVLAMAERIPDEVALTLTRLFYRNLTRGAVPIDLSVSRARQGLISAYSSHQLYWSLPILYLHPKFDGYLIQRTGEDNRDTDDPPLWLRPPDAWPGLGNSPCPLSDRLDDDTLGEMDGLEDGEVLAGGDRGFGSLEDLAPGTAEDEAVVQELLETLGQETPKSSPHPPVPLSTDPKPSLSESSQRSERGTPLPSTATSETGSKRPTYSKPIIVGVTAVFVLGVGGAIWGWRDRPQTDPTLPPSLSHGTNEDQPLPNSELTAMAIQELGAGNIETGTPLVVDLLASHRNALNSAEAALAVIPRQDLDRPDVLFLKGRLAWQNVQVGNTLYSLDDSRRFWQAAAQQDPDSPLYALALGFVFYAEDNLTAAMNQFQGAIARLERDNPPNEEPLGGMTPSALRTHAYAGLALTYQGQAQGLTGTRRQERQQQAQDLRNLVLQQDAEGFQASSLGRNWLWTPETISAWQQLGQP
- a CDS encoding lipoate--protein ligase family protein — its product is MTSSHSCWRLIPLLDAPGGFHMAADAWLLEQHRRQGHPPSLRFYTWSRPTLSLGYHQRRYPRDWPQVRWQGQSIPWVRRPTGGRAVLHDGDLTYSVVSSGWQGRREAVYRQLCGFLQLGWQRLGVPLRFGDRPPSGHNPNCFATATAADLVTPQGYKFIGSAQLWRQGAVLQHGSMQLAPNPTLQAQLFGSHERPPSPAEHLPKDINYLVSTLTQAAEETFGVSFQVQPFSPEEITAIEAQATTWRVAPQPP
- a CDS encoding YbjN domain-containing protein — its product is MTTEQETMQDQILTDDWSGENDVVNYPQEIETVISSLAKDQKAMVGHSDDAYAWKFQYGSVDVFVQLTGETEEDMFTVWSPVLKLPAKDEPSLMRYLLQMNWGSTFESRFAIVEDQVVVLSSRTVADLNPGEISRSITVVATIADDNDEDLQEKYGAS
- a CDS encoding class I SAM-dependent methyltransferase; this encodes MTDTLTKLAYQTFQQGKSYFGVAHKALSTQLEQLAVGKRDNEIFPLSPDVVERIYNSLNQIIETDWNDAETGIYPVETLFDNSWGDFFQYYPLVWLDLPKIWDRVRNKQYQSFDSQIDLNDYPKYYRQNFHHQTNGYLSDLSANLYDVQVDILFNGAADAMRRRILAPLKQGLSHFAEVPPSQIRVLDVATGTGRTLRFLRSMLPKAALFGTDLSPAYLRKANQLLSQLPGELPQLCQANAEDLPYGNEQFHGVSCVFTFHELPGPARQNVIDQCYRVLKPGGTFVICDSIQKDDDPHLNPLLHNFQTTFHEPYHRSYSEDDMTARLERSGFVEIATQLHFMSKYWVAHKPA